The Pseudomonas sp. FP198 genomic interval GCGGCATGCGCCCCACCACACGCGTGTGATGACGCATCACCACGCGACTCTGCCGGCCCCGTACTACCGCCAGCGGAACCTGGAGTTTTCCAGCCCTCTCGGGGCGGGTATGGGGCACGCCACGGTAGATACTGATCTCCGTGGCCGGGTCGAAGCGCAGCCGCAACCGGTCACCGACGGGTTGCAAGCCATGTTGCAGATAAGCTTCAAAGCATTCCGGATCGAAACCGCGAAACAGCGTCTTGCCGGCAAAATAGGCCCGCGCCGACGCCAGGTCGCTGAATTCCTCGCGCCGTCCCAGGGTCCGCCCGGCCGGGGTCAGGCGATCAATGAACCCCATGCGCTTGGCGGCCAGGATCAGCCATCGGTCGGCGCGGGTCAGCACCGGGGAATCGAGCATGACCACGCCGCGATACAACCGAGGACAACGCAACGCCGCGTGCAAGTGCAACACACCGCCCAGGGAGTGCCCGACGCCCCACACCGGTTCAGGTTGCTGTTCCAGGTGATGAATCAGCTCGTCCACCAGGTTGTTCCAATTGTCGTCCACCGGAAACCGTGGGTCGTGACCGTGCAGTTCGAGGTGCGCGACCTCATATTGCGGCGCCAGCGCGGCGAACAGCTTGCCGTAGGTGGCCGAGGGGAAACCATTGGCGTGGGCGAAAAACACCTGTTGCGACATGTTGGCCGATCCGTTGCGAGAACTGCCACCGATTGTCCGCAGAACCCGATAGCGCGGCAATGACCGTAACTGACAGGAATGATGACAGTCGGGGTTGGGATATGGCGCTGCGAGCTGAATGAGCAGCGAAACCCGTGGCGAGGGGATTTATCCCCGCTGGGATGCGAAGCAGCCCCAAAATCAGACCACTCGGTGTACCAGACTAATCGAGTCGGCAAACCTTGGGGCGCTTCGCACCCCAGCGGGGATAAATCCCCTCACCACAAAAGCCTGCTCCAGCCCCGTAGGCATTACCGCGCCGGCGGCTGCTCGCCCAGCGGCACCACCGCCATGGTCAGGCGCGATACACAGTTGACCTTGCCGTCATCGTTGACCAGGCGAATGTCCCAGACCTGCGTGGTGCGGCCCAGGTGAACCACGCGCGCCGTCGCGGTGACCCGCCCGCTGCGCACGCCACGCAGGTGGTTGGCGTTGATTTCCAGGCCGACGCAATAGAACTTGCTGGTGTCCACGCACAGGTAGGCGGCCATGGATCCGACCGTTTCGGCCAACACCACTGACGCGCCGCCGTGCAGCAACCCGAACGGTTGGTGGGTGCGGTGATCGACCACCATGCTCGCGGTCAGGGATTGGTCATCGAAGGATTCGAAACGGATGTCCAGCACTTCGCTGATCGTGTTCTTACCGGCGGCGTTCAGTTGTTCGATGTTGGGGGTGGTGCGCCAAAGACTCATCGTGCCCTTCCTTCGTGATTTTTTTGTTTTGCCCGCCCGGAAGCGGTTTCTCAGGGATGCCTGAGGCTCTTGAGTTTCATCGAGCCGGCCAACGGCAGGTCGCCTTCCAGCTCGGCCAGGCCGGCCGTCTGCACCTGTTCAGGTTGTTGCAGGTGGCCGTGCTGCAACAAGCCCAGCAGGCTGCCCACCAGCGGATTGTGGCTGACCAGCAGCACGTCGTCCTGGTCCTCCAGATGTTTCAACACATCGGCCGGCCGGGTCTCCGGGGTGAGCCAGTCGACCGTGATCAACTCAGGCTCGAACCCCAGGGCCTCACGCATCAGTTGCGCGGTCTGCTGGGCGCGCACGTAGGGACTGGCATAAATGGCCCGCAACGGCTCGGCCATCAACTGACCGGCGCTGCGCAGCACCTCTTCGCGCCCATGAATCGTCAATACCCGCTCCGGATCAGGGCGGACCCCGTGCGGCTCGGCTTCGCCATGACGCAAGACCCACAGTTTCATAGTTTCGGCTCCTCGTCACGGACCGGGTGCGGCGCTGGCGCCACGGCATGAGGCGCTTCGCCTTCCGGGGTCCGCGGGGTCGGCCAGTCAGCGAATGGCCAGGGTTTCTGGTCGCTGTGGAAAGTGCCGAAGCGGCCGATCTGTGCGAGGAACTGGCTCAGGCTGTCGCCAAAATTCATCAGGCTGGCGCTGGGTGCGCCGTAGATCAGCCGATAAACCAATTGCACCAGCACCACGGCACCGAGAATGAATTGCGCCACCTGCCAGACCAGCAGGTAAATCACCATCCACAGCACGCGCAGCAGGATGGATTCGTATTGGGGCTGCCCTTTCGGATCGTTCATGGTTCGCTCCTGCTTGCGGTCGATACGGAATCAGTTGAAACCGCTGGTGGAAATGAAATCGACATCGGTCTTCGGTTCGCCACGCATCAACAGTTCGATGACCTGCTCCAGCGTGCGCCCTTCAAACAGAATGGCGTGCAGGCCCGCGACCAGCGGCATATACACCCCAGTCTCCTGGGACTTGGCCTTGAGGACCTTGAGGGTATTGACCCCTTCCGCCACTTCGCCCAGGCGCGACACGGCCTCGTCCAGGCTCAGGCCCTGGCCGAGGGCGAAGCCGACCTGGTAGTTGCGACTCTTGGGCGAAGAGCAGGTGACAATCAGGTCGCCTACCCCGGCCAGCCCGAGGAATGTCATCGGGTTGGCGCCCTGGCTGACGGCGAAACGGGTCATTTCCGCCAGCGCCCGGGTGATCAGCATGCTCTTGGTGTTTTCGCCCATGCCCAGCGCGACTGCCATGCCGGCGATGATCGCGTAGACGTTCTTCAGCGCCCCGCCCAGCTCGACGCCAAAACGATCGGCGCTCGCATAGACCCGGAAGGTTCGGCCATGAAGGGCGGCCTGGACCCGCTGGCAAAGCTCCTCGTCTTCACTGGCGACCACGGTGGCGGTCAGCGCATGCTCGGCGATTTCCCGCGCCAGGTTCGGCCCGGAAATCACGCCGATGCGCGCCTTGGGGGCGATTTCCTCGAGAATCTCGCTCATCAGCTTGAAGGTCTGCGCCTCGATGCCTTTGGTCAGGCTCACCAGCAACTTGCCGCTCAGGCGTTCGGCGTGGGACGCCAGCACCGAGCGCAGGGCGCTGGAAGGCAAGGCAACAAAAAACAGGTCGCTGCCGTCGAGCGTGGCCTGCAAATCGGTGACCGGCTCCACTTCAGGGCGAACCTTGATGCCTTTGAGGTAACGCGGATTCTCCCGGTTGAGCCGGATGGCCTCGGCCTGCTCCGGGTCACGCATCCACTGGCGCACCGCGTGGCCGTTCTCCGCCAGCAGGTTAGCCACGGCGGTGCCGAAACTCCCGCCTCCCAGGACCGCGATCGGGCGCTGTTCAGTCATATGCAATCCGCTCTTCCATACCAAGTGGCAATGCCCGGCATTATACGGAGCAGCCGAACCGCGACCAGCCCCGTCAGCAATTACCGATGGCAGTAGCAAGCTGACAATCAATTCCGAGGAAAATGCTGCCAACGTGAATGGAAAAGTCGCACGGCTCGGTTAACATGCCCGCCATCCCTCCTTCAATCAAAGGCTGTGCCGTGTTCGTTGGCCCTTCCCGTCCAGGCTCATCACTGCTGTTGGCGCTGGTCATCAGCCCCTCCGTGGTGGCCGATGATCTGTTCGTGGACAACCAGCCCCTGCCCCAGGTACTCACCGCCACGCGCCTGAAACAGTCGCCGGCGGCGGTGCCGGGCAGCATGACCGTGCTTGACAGCGAGTTGATCAAGGCCAGCGGTGCCCGGGACATCAGCGAACTGTTGCGCCTGGTGCCGGGCATGATGGTCGGCAACCTCAGCGGCAACCAGGCCACGGTGAACTACCACGGCACCAACGCCAGCGAAGCGCGACGCATGCAGGTGCTGATCGACGGCCGCTCGGTGTACCGCGCCGGCCTCGCCACGGTGGACTGGAGTGACATCCCGGTCGCCATGGAAGACATCGACCGGATCGAAGTCTTCCGCGGCCCCAACACCGTCAGCTACGGCGCCAATGCGCTGATGGCAGTCGTCAATATCATCACCCGCGCCCCGGCGGGTAGCCACGGCACCCGGTTGAAAATGACCCGGGGCCAGCGTGGCATCAGCGACTGGTACGCCAGCCAGGGCAGCGGTTGGGAAAATGGCGACATGCGCCTGTCCTTGTCCGGCCAGGAAGATGACGGTTTCGACAGTGACCGCAACGGCGCGGACTACCGCGACAGTCGGCGCCTGAATCGCATCAACCTCTCCGTCAGCCAGGCCCTGGACGAATGGCAGAGCATCGATTGGCAACTGAGCGCCAAGGAGGGCAGCAACCAGCGGCCCTATACCTATCGCCCGGTTTTCGCCGGGATAACCGCGGCCGGGGACAACTCCGATGTCATCGCCAAGGACTACGCCGGTTCGTTGCGCTGGAACCTCGACCTGGACCCCAACCACAGTCTTTATGTACAAGGCTCGATCCAGCATTGGGATCGCCAGCAGACCTGGCGCGCCTGCGATGCCGAGGTGTCCTTCAGCCCGCAACTGACCGACCTCTGGCAGCTCAACCCGAATTACGCCGAGAAGCTGGCGCGCAATATTCCAAGCTTCCTTGGCACAGGAGCACCTGCCGGCACGGTCCAGGAACAGGCGCTGGCCAACCAGGTGATCGATCAATGGCGCAACGGTGCCTCGCGAACCCTGTGCGGCGACATCGACCAGAGCGCCCGGGAGTCACGTTACGACCTGGAAATCCAGGACACCCTGAGCCTGTCCGATAGCCTTCGCCTGGTCACCGGGGCGAATTATCGCTACGACCGGGCCGACTCCGAGACGTACTTCAATGGCACGCTGGACGACACCACCTGGCGTCTGTTCGGCCAGCTCGAATGGCGCGCCAGCGAGCATTGGCTGCTGCAGGGTGGCGCGATGTTCGAAGACACCCGCCTGACCGGTAGCTCACTGACCCCGCGAGTCGCGGTCAATTACCTGATCAACCCGCGACACGGGCTTCGGGCGGTGTACTCCGAGGCGGTGCGCTCGCCGGACATGTTCGAGAACAACGTCAACTGGAGCTACCAGGTCACCAACCTGCAGCCCGCCGCGTTCGGCCAGGACAGCGCGCGCTATTTCGTCCGCACGCGCGGCCCGGGGAACCTCGAGCAGGAGCACATGCGTTCGCGAGAGCTGGGCTACAACGGTTATTTCATGGACCTGGGCCTGACGGTGGATGTGAAGCTGTTCCATGACGAAATCACCGGCATGATCAGCGAACCGCTGCGCAACAACCAGTACATCGCCAGCAATGCCAACGACTCGCAGTTCGACGGTGCCGAGACCCAGCTCGACTGGCGCCTGACCAGCGCCGATCGCCTGCGCCTGACCTATGCCTACGTTGATGCCCAGGCCAGCAATCCTCTCGACGAACAACTGACCGCCCGCAACAGCGGCTCGGCCGGATGGCTGCACGACTGGGGCCAGGGCTGGAACAGCGCGGTTTTCTATTACGGGGCCGACGGTCTCAACGGCTACCGCTACGAGCGGGTCGATACCCGCGTCGCCAGGCGGATCCCCCTGGGCAAGGCCAGCCTGGAGCTGGCGGGTATCGTGCAGCAGCGCCTCGATAACCAGCCGACCACGTTCGCCGACAATCGCTACGACGCCCGTCACGTCCTCTATTTCAGCGCGGAGCTGTCGTTCTAGATGTCTGCGGACCAACCGCGCAAGACGCCCCTCCGTGGCCGCCTGCCGCTACTCCTGTGCCTGGCGTTTGTCAGTCTGCTGACGACCCTCGATGCCCGGGCCGCCGAGATTCTCCTGACCGGCGCCCAGGATAGCCCCGGCGTGCAATCGTTCACCCAGGCCCTGCAAGCCCGACGCCCGCAAGACAACGTGCGGTTCGCGCCATTGGCCAGCCTGCCGTCGCCGGACCGTTTGCCCGGCGATGTGCGCCTGGTCCTGCTTGATCCGCCAAGCCTCGACTGGCGCCTGCAAAAAAACCACGGCCCGGCCACGCTGGTCTTGCGCATCAGTCGCTTGCAGGCATACGAACGCCTGGGCGAGGCAACGCCTGAGCGTCTGAGCCTGCTGTGGAGCGATCCGCCCATGGCGCGGCAACTGCAACTGATCCGCAGGGTGCTGCCGCAAGTGCGGCGGGTCGGCGTGCTGTTCGACCGGCACAGCGAATTCCTGCTCAAGGACATCCAGCAGGCAGCCAGGCCGCTGGGCCTGGAAATCGTCAGCGAACGCTGGGACGACAGCAGTGACAACCGTCCCTTGCAGAACCTGCTGGGCCGCAGCGACGTACTGCTGGGCCTCGATGACCCCGACCTCTACAACCCCAAGACCGTGAAGAACCTGCTGCTCAGCAGCTACGCCCGGCAACGCGCGCTGATCGGGCCAAGCGCCGCTTTTGTCAGGGCCGGCAGCCTGGCCAGCACCTACAGCGACCAGGACGACTGGCTGGCGATCCTCGACGAATTGCTCGACCGTCCCACCGCCAGCTGGCCGCGCACGCTGTATCCGGTCCGTTTCAAAGTCATGAGTAACCAGCAGGTCGCCCGCTCGCTGGGGATTGAACCGATTGATGCCGAAGCCGTCGCTGCGCAGTTGGCAGAAGGAGAACACCGCCCATGACCTTGCGTCGACGTTGGGATATCAATACCCGCACCCAGCTCATTGCCCTCGGCCCGGCATTGTTGCTGACCGTGCTGTTGATCAGCTTCTTTACCTTCGTGCGAATCCAGGACTTGCGCCAGGAGCTCAACCACACCGGGCAACTGATCGCCAACCAACTGGCTCCGGCAGCGGAATACGGGGTGATTTCCGGCAACAACGAAGTGCTGGAAAGCTTGCTCACCGCCACCCTGGCCACCCCTCACGTGCGCTTCCTGGAAGTCCAGGACCGCACGGAGCGGATCCTGGTGTACGTCGAGCAACCGGCGCAGACCCGCAGCCACTCGCGGCAGGTGGAGGTGTTCCAGGCTCCGGTTCGCCTGCAACGCATCGCGCTGAACAATGATTTCCTGCAGGGCACCAGCCCGTCCACCGAGGCGCCCGGCGAAGACTACCTGGGCCGCGTGATCGTCGGCATGTCCAGTGACGCCTTCAGCGAGCGCCAGCAGGAGATCCTGCTCAAGGCCGCGATCCTGGCGCTGTTCGCCCTGCTCTTTACCTTCCTGGTGGCGCGCCGCCTGGCCGCCAGCCTGTCACAGCCGATCCGCGACATCGGCGACGCGGTCAAGGCGATCCAGCAAGGCGACTACAGCACCCCGTTGCCGATCGTCGACGACGGCGAACTGGGCGCTCTGTCGCGGCACATCAACAATCTGGCCGACGGCCTCGAGCAGGCCAGCCGCGAACAGCAGCAAGCCATGGCGCAGTTGATCCAGACCCGGGAGGAAGCGGAAAAGGCCAACAGCGCCAAATCGGAATTCCTGGCCATGATGAGCCATGAACTGCGCACGCCCATGAATGGCGTCCTAGGCATGTTGCAGTTGCTGGAAACCACGCAGATGACCGACGAGCAGCACGAGTACACCGCGCTGGCTTCGGAATCCACCGAGCACCTGCTGAAGGTGATCAACGACATTCTCGACTTCTCGCGCATCGAGCGTTCGGCCCTGGAACTGGAACATATCGCTTTCAACCTGGCGGAACTGGTCGGCAGCTGTGCCCAGTCATTCCAGCACAGCGCCGCGCAACGCAAGCTGGGCCTGGACCTGCTGATCCCCGACGACATGCGCGCCCTGCAAGTGCAAGGCGACCCGACGCGGATCCGCCAGATCCTGGTCAACCTGATCGGCAACGCACTGAAGTTCACCGACCAGGGGCGCGTCACCGTGCAATGCCAGTGGCAGGCGCTGGATCATGAACTGCTGTGGTTCACCTGCACGGTACGCGACAGCGGGATCGGCATCCCGGCCGACAGCCTGGAGCGCATGTTCGATGCGTTCCAGCAGGCCGACAGTTCGATTTCCCGGCGTTATGGCGGCACCGGCCTGGGCCTGCCGATCGCGCGTACCCTGGCCGAACGCATGGGCGGCACACTGCGGGCCCAGAGCGTGGAAGGCCAAGGCTCGGTGTTCACCCTGGAAATCCCGCTCGCGCTGTCCCGGCAGTCCCCACCGACCGTGGCCCCGCGCGCGCCCGGTAGCGGCAGCGATGGTGAGGGCCGCAACGTCCTGCTGGTGGAAGACAATCCGGTCAACCAGACCGTGATCGAAGCCATGCTGCGCAGCCTGGGCTTCACGGTTAGCGTCGCCACCGATGGCGCCCAGGCCGTGCGCAGCGCCGAGAGCCTGATTTTCGAAGTGATCCTGATGGACTGCCGGCTTCCGGTGATCGATGGCTACGAAGCCACACGACAGATCCGTCAGTTACCGGGCTGCGCCGAGGTGCCCATCATCGCCCTGACGGCCAACGCGTTGCAGGGCGACCGTGAAGCCTGCCTGGCCGCAGGCATGAACGATTACCTGGCCAAGCCATTCAAAAGAATTGACCTGCAGCAGATTTTGCAGCGCTGGGTGCGTTGATCCGGGGCCTTGGACCATCTGTGACTGGCGTGAAAGGCGAAAGTGCGGCAGTCTTAAGCACCCGGACAAGTCTCGATCGGGAAACGAATAACAATTTCAGTGCACAGGTGTACATTCATTTTCCCGTGTGCTGTGACTTTCACTACAACGCAATAGTCTATGAGTAGGCTGCCGACTCGAGGCATGAACGCTTCGATCGGCCGGGAAGATTTGCCCCACCCTGCCGCATGGGACTATTGAGGAGCTCGCATGACCAAACAAAACGCCTTTACTCGGGAAGATCTGCTGCGCTGCAGTCGCGGTGAGCTGTTCGGCCCAGGTAACGCGCAACTGCCCGCCCCGAACATGCTGATGGTGGATCGCATCACCCATATCAGCGACGAGGGTGGCAAGTACGGCAAAGGTGAATTGGTCGCCGAGCTGGATATCACTCCGGACCTGTGGTTCTTCGCCTGCCATTTCGAAGGTGACCCGGTGATGCCGGGCTGCCTGGGCCTGGATGCCATGTGGCAACTGGTCGGCTTCTTCCTTGGCTGGCAGGGCCTGCCGGGTCGCGGTCGCGCCCTGGGTTCGGGCGAGGTGAAGTTCTTCGGTCAGGTGCTCCCGACCGCGAAGAAGATTACCTATAACATTCATATCAAACGCGTCCTCAAGGGCAAGCTGAACATGGCCATTGCCGATGGTTCGGTGGCTGTCGACGGTCGCGAGATCTACACCGCCGAAGGCCTTCGGGTCGGCGTTTTCACCTCCACTGACAACTTCTAAGGGTTATCCGCATGCGCCGCGTCGTTATCACTGGTCTGGGCATCGTTTCGTGCCTGGGCAATGACAAAGAGACCGTCTCCGCTAACCTGCGTGCAAGTCGCCCTGGCATCCGGTACAACCCGGAATACGCCGAAATGGGTCTGCGTAGCCAGGTTTCCGGCTCCATTGACCTCAATCTCGAAGAGCTGATCGATCGCAAGATCTACCGTTTCGTCGGCCACGCGGCAGCTTATGCCTACCTGGCCATGAAGGACGCAATCGTTGATTCCGGCCTGACCGACGAGCAGGTTTCCAACGTGCGCACCGGCCTGATCGCCGGTTCCGGTGGCGCGTCGACCCTGAACCAGATGGAAGCGCTGGACATCCTGCGCGAGAAAGGCGTCAAGCGTGTCGGCCCGTACCGCGTCACGCGGACCATGGGCAGCACCGTGTCGGCCTGCCTGGCCACGCCATTCAAGATCAAGGGCCTGAACTACTCGATCTCCTCCGCTTGCGCCACCAGTGCCCACTGCATTGGCACCGCGGTCGAGCAGATCCAGATGGGCAAGCAGGACATCGTCTTCGCCGGCGGCGGCGAAGAAGAACATTGGAGCCAGTCGTTCCTGTTCGACGCGATGGGCGCCTTGTCCAGCAAGCGTAACGACTCCCCGCAGACAGCTTCCCGTGCCTACGATGCCGACCGTGACGGTTTTGTCATCGCCGGCGGTGGCGGCATGGTCGTGGTCGAGGAGCTGGAACACGCCCTGGCACGTGGCGCGAAAATCTATGCGGAAATCGTCGGCTACGGCGCCACTTCCGACGGCTACGACATGGTCGCGCCAAGCGGCGAAGGTGCCGTGCGCTGCATGCAGATGGCCATGTCCACCGTCGATACGCCAATCGACTACCTGAACACCCACGGCACCTCGACTCCGGTCGGCGACGTCGCGGAGATGAAAGGCGTACGTGAAGTGTTCGGCGACAAGGCTCCGGCCATCAGCTCCACCAAGAGCCTGTCGGGTCACTCCCTGGGCGCCGCCGGCGTTCACGAAGCGATCTACTGCATGCTGATGATGGAAGGCAACTTCATGGCCGGTTCGGCCAACATCGACGAGCTGGACCCGGAAGTGGCCGACCTGCCGATCCTGACCAAGACTCGCGAAAACGCCACCATCAATACCGTGATGAGCAACAGCTTCGGCTTCGGTGGCACCAACGCTACCCTGGTGATGAAGCGCTGGCAGGGCCAGTAAGCCCCGCTGCTACGCCGCACACAAAAACGCCCCGACTGGTTCGGGGCGTTTTTTTGTCTGCTCACAACACAAAATCTCTGAGTGAACTCCCCTGTGGGAGCGAGCTTGCTCGCGATGGCGCCGGGCCAGTCAGTATCGAAGTTTGCTGATCCACCGCTATCGCGAGCAAGCTCGCTCCCACAGTTAACCCGACTTAGCGCACGACAAACCGCTGCTGCGCCAGCAGCCGATCACCCTGGAACACCATGAATCGCCACTCCCCCGGCACCACTTCGTGGCTTTCGGTGAATTCGTAGGCCATCACATCCTGCGGCGCGCCAGGCACCAGCTTCTGGATGACTTCGAATTTGTCATGGCGCACGCCATCGGGGGTACGGATGCCCGGGGTGAAATACAGCAGCGTCAACGGCTGGTCATCCGCGACCTTGCCGGCCAGCTGGTAGCGCATGCCAAATTTGGTGCCCAGCTTTGCCGGTACGCTCTCGGTCTGGCGGATCTGCTCATTGCTGCGCCGCAAGACCCGCTCGCCCGATTGCAATTCGGCTTGCGGCCCTTCGAAGACACCGTATTCCACCAGACCTTCGACACGAACTTCGGCCTGTGCCAGGCCGCAGGTCAACAACAGCGCGACCAGTGCGCTTGAACGGGTGAGATGCATAGTGCGCTCCTTGATTGAGATGAGCGCGAGGGTATGACGCGGGAGTGACAGCCTGATGACAAAGCCAATGCACTCCCATTCTCTTGTGGCGAGGGGATTTTCCCCGCTGGACTGCGCAGCAGGCCCAAAACTGACGAACATGATAGGCCTGATACACCGGGATCCGGACTATGGGGCCGCTTCGCGACCCAGCGGGGATAAATCCCCTCGCCACAAAAAGCGATCTCAGCGTGGGGCGGTACGGGGCAACACCGCCAGAAAGTTATCCCGCGCGACTTTCCTCGCGACATCTTCCGGCAAGGCATCAAGGAACAGGTCGAAGCTGCGCAACTCCTTGCCCAGCTTGTTGAAGCGTCCGACCACATCAGACCCGACCATGAAGCGCTCCGGGAAGCGCTCCACCAGTTTTACCCACTCCTCGCGGGGCTTACCCGCCTCGTCGAGCAAATACGGCGTGAGCATGCTCCAGGACAGGTCGATGTACAGATTGGGGTAAGACTCAAGCATCCGCGTCAGGGTGGGCAACAGGAAATCCAGCCGAGTCTGGTGCCGATGGATTTCCATGCTGGTGCCGGCATGGGCCCAGATGAATCGCGTATGGGGATGATTACGCAACGGCTCTTCGACCTCCGCCAGGTACAGCGGATTTTTCTCACGCTTGGAGGTGATGTTGGAATGCAGCATCACCGGCAGGTCATTTTCAGCCGCGAGGTGATAGATCCGCGTCATCGCTTCGTTGTTGGCGCGCGGTGTGTCGCCGGAGGTCAGCGCCGTCAGGTCGTCATGGCGAGTGAAGACTTCGCCGATGCCTTGCCACAGCCCCGGATACAGGTCGAGCATGCGCTGGATATGGGCGTCGGAGTTCTTGTCATTGGGATTGAAGCCGGACAGGAACGGATGGAAGTACTGCCGCTGTTCGGCGGGCAGTTTGTTTACCGCTGCGGCGACAATCACATCGGTGGCGCTGTACCAATAGGCGTCGGCATCGTCACCGGCGTAATAGCGCGGGCGCTTGGGTTCGTCTTCATGCCATTTCTTGGCCACCGGCACGCCGGAAATCATCACGTGTTCGATGCGATTGTCCGCCATGGCCTTGAGCAACTTGGGCATGCCGGCCGTTTCCTGGAAGAAATCGACGTAGTGCAGGTGCGCATCGCTGTAGGTGTATTCGCGAGCCACGGCGCCGGTGCTCGGAACAGCCAGCAGCCAAATGAAGATCAAACGGGTCAAGGGCACAGGCAGTCTCCGAAAAGCCATAAGCAGCATAGACCCATCCGTCCCGCCTGGGTTCAGCCAGCGCTGCCGTCCGCTGTAGCCTCGGGTTATGCTTTGCGCATTCGTCGTTCAACCTGGAAGACACCATGACCGCTCCCCTGATCGTTCGTCCCCGCGCAGAAGACGTGGAAGGCCAGCCGATTCTTCGCCCGCTGCCGTCCGCCAAATGCCGCAGCGTCGGGCCTTTCGTGTTTTTCGACCATATGTTGCAAACCACCTACCCGGCGGGCAAAGGCATGAACATCCGCCAGCACCCGCACATCGGGTTATCCACCCTTACCTACCTGTTCGAAGGAAAACTCCAGCACAAGGACAGCCTGGGTTCCGACCAGGTGGTGAATGCCGGGGATGTCAGCTGGATGACGGCGGGCAGCGCGATCGCCCATGTCGAGCGCACTCCGCAAGCGTTGCTGGGCAGCGCTTTTGTCATGCATGGCCTGCAAGTCTGGCTGGCCTCGCCCCAGTCTCATGAGCAGGGCCCCGGACACTACAGCCATCATCCGGCACCGACCCTGCCGGTCAGCGAGAACCTGGGCGTCAGCATCCGCATGATTGCCGGGTCAGGCTTTTGCCTGGAGTCGCCAGTACCGGTGCTCTCGCCTACGCTGTATGCCGAATTGAACCTGCAAACCGCGACGACATTGTTGATTCCCACCGAACATGAAGAGCGTGCACTGTATGTATTGAGCGGCGAGGCACAGCTGGACGGTGAGCCGCTGGAGCCTCATTCGCTGGTCATCCTGCCGGCCGGAGAAGAGATGGCCCTGTTCGCCAGCAGCGACTGCCATGCCGTGCTGTTCGGCGGCGCACCGCTGGACGGGCCACGGCGGATGAACTGGAATTTCGTTGCCAGTGACCCGGCCCGTATCGATGAAGCCCGCCAGCGCTGGGCGGCCGGGGAATGGCCGACTGTGCCGGGGGAAAGCGAGCGAATCGAATTGCCCTGATTTCAGGGATGTCTCATATGCAGCCATCGCGAGCAGGCTCGCTCCCACACTGGATCGGCGCGGTTCGCAGATCTCGCGTACAACTCGGTTCAATGTGGGAGCGAGCCTGCTCGCCAAAGCAATATGACAGAAGCCAGGGCAATCAGCCCTTGAACACCTCATCCAGCAAATTATGCATCGACCGGAACGCCCGCCCGGCGACCTTGGCGTTGTACATCATCTTGCCCGGCACATTGGCCTGTGGATCGGTGAAGGAATGCACCGCGCCGCCATAACTCAGCAATTGCCAGTCCACCCCGGCGGCGTTCATCTCGTCCTCGAAGGCCGGCAGCTGTTCTTTCGGCACCAGCGGGTCGGAGGCGCCATGCATCACCAGGACGGCGCCCTGGATATTCTGCGCATCGGCCGGGTTCGGCGTATCCAGGGTCCCGTGGAACGAGATCGCAGCCTTGAGCGGTGCGCCGCTGCGCGCCAGTTCCAGTGAACAGCAACCACCGAAGCAGAAGCCGAACGTGGCCAGTTTGGCCGTGTCGACCTGCGCTTCGCCCTGGTTCTGCAATTGCTCCAGCG includes:
- a CDS encoding alpha/beta fold hydrolase, whose translation is MSQQVFFAHANGFPSATYGKLFAALAPQYEVAHLELHGHDPRFPVDDNWNNLVDELIHHLEQQPEPVWGVGHSLGGVLHLHAALRCPRLYRGVVMLDSPVLTRADRWLILAAKRMGFIDRLTPAGRTLGRREEFSDLASARAYFAGKTLFRGFDPECFEAYLQHGLQPVGDRLRLRFDPATEISIYRGVPHTRPERAGKLQVPLAVVRGRQSRVVMRHHTRVVGRMPQGESLTMPGGHMFPLEYPQDTANLLKDLLQRWQGLDA
- a CDS encoding hotdog fold thioesterase, with protein sequence MSLWRTTPNIEQLNAAGKNTISEVLDIRFESFDDQSLTASMVVDHRTHQPFGLLHGGASVVLAETVGSMAAYLCVDTSKFYCVGLEINANHLRGVRSGRVTATARVVHLGRTTQVWDIRLVNDDGKVNCVSRLTMAVVPLGEQPPAR
- a CDS encoding histidine phosphatase family protein; protein product: MKLWVLRHGEAEPHGVRPDPERVLTIHGREEVLRSAGQLMAEPLRAIYASPYVRAQQTAQLMREALGFEPELITVDWLTPETRPADVLKHLEDQDDVLLVSHNPLVGSLLGLLQHGHLQQPEQVQTAGLAELEGDLPLAGSMKLKSLRHP
- a CDS encoding DUF4389 domain-containing protein, with product MNDPKGQPQYESILLRVLWMVIYLLVWQVAQFILGAVVLVQLVYRLIYGAPSASLMNFGDSLSQFLAQIGRFGTFHSDQKPWPFADWPTPRTPEGEAPHAVAPAPHPVRDEEPKL
- a CDS encoding NAD(P)H-dependent glycerol-3-phosphate dehydrogenase, whose translation is MTEQRPIAVLGGGSFGTAVANLLAENGHAVRQWMRDPEQAEAIRLNRENPRYLKGIKVRPEVEPVTDLQATLDGSDLFFVALPSSALRSVLASHAERLSGKLLVSLTKGIEAQTFKLMSEILEEIAPKARIGVISGPNLAREIAEHALTATVVASEDEELCQRVQAALHGRTFRVYASADRFGVELGGALKNVYAIIAGMAVALGMGENTKSMLITRALAEMTRFAVSQGANPMTFLGLAGVGDLIVTCSSPKSRNYQVGFALGQGLSLDEAVSRLGEVAEGVNTLKVLKAKSQETGVYMPLVAGLHAILFEGRTLEQVIELLMRGEPKTDVDFISTSGFN
- a CDS encoding TonB-dependent receptor plug domain-containing protein is translated as MPAIPPSIKGCAVFVGPSRPGSSLLLALVISPSVVADDLFVDNQPLPQVLTATRLKQSPAAVPGSMTVLDSELIKASGARDISELLRLVPGMMVGNLSGNQATVNYHGTNASEARRMQVLIDGRSVYRAGLATVDWSDIPVAMEDIDRIEVFRGPNTVSYGANALMAVVNIITRAPAGSHGTRLKMTRGQRGISDWYASQGSGWENGDMRLSLSGQEDDGFDSDRNGADYRDSRRLNRINLSVSQALDEWQSIDWQLSAKEGSNQRPYTYRPVFAGITAAGDNSDVIAKDYAGSLRWNLDLDPNHSLYVQGSIQHWDRQQTWRACDAEVSFSPQLTDLWQLNPNYAEKLARNIPSFLGTGAPAGTVQEQALANQVIDQWRNGASRTLCGDIDQSARESRYDLEIQDTLSLSDSLRLVTGANYRYDRADSETYFNGTLDDTTWRLFGQLEWRASEHWLLQGGAMFEDTRLTGSSLTPRVAVNYLINPRHGLRAVYSEAVRSPDMFENNVNWSYQVTNLQPAAFGQDSARYFVRTRGPGNLEQEHMRSRELGYNGYFMDLGLTVDVKLFHDEITGMISEPLRNNQYIASNANDSQFDGAETQLDWRLTSADRLRLTYAYVDAQASNPLDEQLTARNSGSAGWLHDWGQGWNSAVFYYGADGLNGYRYERVDTRVARRIPLGKASLELAGIVQQRLDNQPTTFADNRYDARHVLYFSAELSF